A stretch of Gemmatimonadaceae bacterium DNA encodes these proteins:
- a CDS encoding 3-hydroxyacyl-CoA dehydrogenase NAD-binding domain-containing protein, which translates to MPLAADTMVGVVGAGSMGSGIAQVAAVHGHRVMLSDADAASLDRAKASIGQALDRQVEKGKLTAADARDAKGRITYVAGVGETQWASFAGCGLVIEAVLEELTLKKAVFTALDRVLPADAVLATNTSSLSVAAIGAACKHPGRVVGIHFFNPAPVMPLVEIVGAITTDAGVVSAARAFVDGWGKTTVVASDTPGFIVNRIARPFYGEALRIAEEGIADYATIDWAMRDIGGFKMGPFELMDFIGNDVNYAVTCSVFEAMYYDPRYRPALTQRRLVEAGLLGRKAHRGYYDYREGARTPSPMRDHGLGKRVVDRIVAMLINEAVDALHMRVADAADIELAMTKGVNYPRGLLAWGDELGVRAVLQRITALQEEYGEDRYRPSPQLRRLAKEARRILA; encoded by the coding sequence ATGCCTCTCGCCGCGGATACCATGGTCGGCGTGGTCGGCGCCGGCTCCATGGGATCGGGAATCGCGCAGGTAGCGGCGGTGCACGGCCACCGTGTGATGCTCTCCGACGCCGACGCCGCGTCCCTCGATCGGGCGAAGGCGAGCATTGGCCAGGCGCTCGACCGCCAGGTCGAGAAGGGGAAGCTCACCGCCGCGGACGCCAGGGACGCCAAGGGCCGCATCACCTACGTGGCCGGCGTTGGCGAAACCCAGTGGGCGTCGTTCGCCGGGTGCGGGCTGGTGATCGAGGCCGTCCTCGAGGAACTCACCCTCAAGAAGGCGGTGTTCACGGCGCTCGATCGCGTTCTCCCGGCGGACGCCGTGCTCGCCACCAACACGTCGTCGCTGTCCGTGGCCGCCATCGGCGCGGCGTGCAAGCATCCGGGCCGCGTCGTGGGCATCCACTTCTTCAATCCCGCGCCGGTCATGCCGCTGGTCGAGATCGTGGGCGCGATCACGACCGACGCCGGCGTGGTGAGCGCGGCCCGCGCGTTCGTGGACGGCTGGGGCAAGACCACGGTCGTCGCGTCGGACACGCCGGGGTTCATCGTCAATCGCATCGCCCGTCCATTCTATGGCGAAGCGCTGCGGATCGCGGAGGAGGGGATCGCGGACTACGCCACGATCGATTGGGCGATGCGCGACATCGGCGGCTTCAAGATGGGGCCGTTCGAGCTGATGGACTTCATCGGCAACGACGTGAACTACGCCGTGACCTGCTCCGTATTCGAGGCGATGTACTACGATCCGCGCTACCGGCCGGCGCTCACCCAGCGACGCCTGGTCGAGGCGGGGCTGCTGGGCCGCAAGGCGCATCGCGGGTACTACGACTATCGTGAGGGCGCGCGAACGCCTTCGCCGATGCGGGACCACGGACTGGGCAAGCGGGTGGTGGATCGCATCGTCGCCATGCTGATCAACGAAGCCGTGGACGCGCTGCACATGCGCGTGGCCGACGCGGCGGACATCGAACTCGCCATGACCAAGGGCGTGAACTATCCGCGGGGCCTACTCGCCTGGGGCGACGAGCTGGGCGTACGCGCGGTGCTGCAGCGCATCACGGCGCTCCAGGAGGAGTACGGCGAGGATCGTTACCGGCCGAGTCCGCAACTGCGCCGGTTGGCCAAGGAAGCGCGGAGGATCCTCGCGTGA
- a CDS encoding enoyl-CoA hydratase-related protein: protein MRMAYQYITCALTEGVATITLDRPDVLNAVNRAMALELQLTLGAVAKDPAVRAVLLTGNGRAFCAGQDLSEAVPATGPLPDLGDIVHDGYNPIVRLIRGIEKPVICAVNGVAAGAGANLALACDILIAAEDATFIQSFAKIGLIPDTGGTFFLPRLVGLHRATAMMMLGERITAARAKELGIVHDVVPHSVLEETAHSLARSLASQATRGFGLTKRALNRSLSSDLDAQLEFEEELQREAGKTKDYQEGVRAFLEKRKPQFKGQ from the coding sequence ATGCGGATGGCCTACCAGTACATCACCTGCGCGCTCACCGAAGGGGTGGCCACGATCACGCTCGATCGCCCCGACGTGCTGAACGCGGTCAACCGGGCCATGGCGTTGGAGCTGCAACTCACGCTGGGCGCGGTGGCCAAGGATCCCGCCGTGCGGGCTGTATTGCTCACGGGCAATGGCAGAGCCTTCTGCGCCGGCCAGGATCTCAGCGAGGCGGTGCCCGCCACCGGCCCGCTGCCCGACCTCGGCGACATCGTACACGACGGCTACAACCCGATCGTCCGTCTCATCCGCGGCATCGAGAAACCGGTGATCTGCGCCGTGAATGGCGTGGCTGCCGGCGCCGGCGCCAACCTCGCGCTGGCCTGCGACATTCTGATCGCCGCCGAGGACGCCACGTTCATCCAGAGTTTCGCCAAGATCGGCCTCATCCCAGATACCGGCGGGACGTTCTTCTTGCCGCGCCTGGTGGGCCTGCACCGCGCCACGGCGATGATGATGCTCGGCGAACGGATCACGGCGGCCAGGGCCAAGGAGCTCGGTATCGTGCACGACGTGGTCCCGCATTCCGTGCTCGAAGAGACCGCGCACTCCCTCGCGCGGTCGCTTGCCTCACAGGCGACGCGCGGGTTCGGCCTCACCAAGCGCGCGCTCAATCGCTCGCTGAGCAGCGACCTCGACGCGCAACTCGAGTTCGAGGAGGAGCTGCAGCGCGAAGCCGGCAAGACGAAGGACTACCAGGAAGGCGTGCGCGCCTTTCTGGAAAAGCGCAAACCCCAATTCAAGGGGCAGTGA
- a CDS encoding transketolase C-terminal domain-containing protein encodes MPTKSSSNSAARSRPGSGAATAADAAFDWHKIAYDTLVSRALDDVEETTNKHRSSVPKDHLVLYQFSARGHDMAQAILGSLLTGRRDAAGAYYRSRPLLLSLGLSIEDALASPLGRSGGFSDGRDIGVVCNLPKRDGAIVLPMSGDVGSQYTPSAGWAQAITYYRDTLEDKTYAGCMSVALGGEGSVATNGFWSALTMATTLKLPMLFYIEDNGLGISVRGELQTPAGDIARNLAGFSNLLTRDGDGTDPEQASRLLREVVDHVRAGNGPALIRLTVPRLCSHSGPDNQKGYRSDAEIAEDEKRDPLPKLRRYLVPAFMSEKEWASLEARVARDVDAALTAARARPAPEAATVKRFIYAEPRAEGDAETIGGLSDVELSALGGSETPAEDGEMMRLAEAVRRTLKVELARNPKVLVFGEDVGVKGGVHLVTEGLQKAFGADRVFDTSLSEEGIIGRAVGMAIAGLMPVAEIQFRKYADPATEQLNNCGTLRWRTANQFAAPIVVRMPGGFGKDVGDPWHSLSDEVRFAHAIGWQLAMPSNSADAVGLLRSAMRGRNPSIFFEHRSLLMTSDGSAHYPGDDYVIPFGQAKRVREGDRITVVSWGAMVLRCIEAVDRLGAGAGVDLYDLRTVAPWDRAAILESVTRTGRCLIVHEDTITAGFGAEIAATVAREAFWYLDAPVDRLAVEDVPMPYHPVLLNAVLPSVDGIAARIEGVLAI; translated from the coding sequence ATGCCCACGAAGTCGTCGTCCAATTCCGCTGCCCGCTCCCGCCCCGGTTCCGGCGCTGCCACGGCCGCCGATGCGGCGTTCGACTGGCACAAGATCGCGTATGACACCCTCGTGTCGCGCGCGCTGGACGACGTCGAGGAGACGACGAACAAACATCGCTCGTCGGTGCCCAAGGATCATCTGGTGCTCTACCAGTTTTCGGCGCGCGGACACGACATGGCGCAGGCCATCCTCGGGTCGCTGCTCACCGGCCGGCGCGACGCGGCGGGGGCATACTACCGGTCGCGGCCGCTGCTGCTTTCGCTCGGCCTCAGCATCGAGGACGCGCTGGCCAGTCCGCTCGGCCGTTCGGGCGGATTCAGCGATGGCCGCGACATCGGCGTGGTGTGCAACCTGCCCAAGCGCGACGGGGCGATCGTGCTGCCGATGTCTGGCGACGTGGGCTCCCAGTACACGCCGTCGGCGGGTTGGGCCCAGGCCATCACGTACTACCGTGACACGCTCGAGGACAAGACGTACGCGGGGTGCATGAGCGTGGCGCTGGGCGGCGAAGGGTCGGTGGCCACCAACGGGTTCTGGTCGGCGCTCACCATGGCCACGACGCTCAAGCTGCCGATGCTCTTCTATATAGAAGACAACGGGCTGGGCATCTCGGTGCGCGGAGAGTTGCAGACGCCCGCCGGCGACATTGCGCGGAACCTGGCAGGGTTCAGCAATCTGCTCACCCGCGACGGCGATGGCACCGATCCTGAGCAGGCATCGCGGTTGCTGCGAGAAGTCGTGGACCACGTGCGCGCGGGCAATGGTCCGGCGCTCATCCGACTTACCGTGCCGCGGCTGTGCAGTCACTCGGGACCCGACAATCAGAAGGGGTACCGGAGCGACGCCGAGATCGCCGAAGACGAGAAGCGCGATCCGCTCCCGAAACTGCGCCGTTACCTCGTACCGGCATTCATGTCGGAGAAGGAGTGGGCATCGCTGGAAGCCAGGGTGGCGCGCGATGTGGACGCGGCACTCACGGCGGCGCGGGCGCGCCCGGCACCCGAAGCGGCGACGGTCAAGCGGTTCATCTATGCAGAGCCGCGCGCCGAGGGCGACGCCGAGACGATTGGCGGGTTGTCCGACGTGGAACTCTCGGCGCTGGGGGGCAGCGAGACTCCCGCTGAGGACGGTGAAATGATGCGGCTCGCCGAGGCCGTGCGCCGCACGTTGAAGGTCGAACTGGCGCGCAATCCCAAGGTCCTCGTGTTCGGAGAGGACGTGGGGGTCAAGGGGGGCGTCCATCTCGTAACCGAGGGTCTGCAGAAGGCATTCGGCGCCGACCGGGTGTTCGACACGAGTCTGTCGGAAGAGGGGATCATCGGCCGCGCCGTGGGCATGGCGATCGCGGGACTGATGCCGGTGGCCGAGATCCAATTTCGCAAATACGCCGATCCGGCCACCGAGCAGCTCAACAACTGCGGCACCTTGCGGTGGCGCACGGCCAACCAGTTCGCGGCGCCGATCGTGGTGCGCATGCCCGGCGGATTCGGCAAGGACGTGGGCGATCCGTGGCACAGTCTGAGCGACGAGGTGCGGTTCGCGCACGCCATCGGGTGGCAGCTGGCCATGCCATCGAACTCGGCCGACGCGGTGGGGCTGTTGCGCTCGGCCATGCGGGGGCGAAACCCGAGTATTTTCTTCGAGCATCGGTCGTTGCTCATGACGAGCGATGGCAGTGCGCACTATCCGGGCGACGACTACGTGATCCCGTTCGGGCAGGCGAAGCGGGTGCGCGAGGGGGACCGGATCACGGTCGTGAGCTGGGGCGCGATGGTGTTGCGGTGCATCGAGGCCGTGGACCGGTTGGGTGCCGGAGCCGGTGTCGATCTATACGACTTGCGGACTGTGGCGCCGTGGGACCGCGCCGCCATATTGGAATCCGTGACACGGACCGGACGGTGTCTGATCGTGCACGAAGACACGATCACGGCGGGGTTCGGCGCCGAGATCGCGGCGACGGTGGCGCGTGAGGCGTTCTGGTATCTGGATGCGCCGGTGGACCGGCTGGCCGTCGAGGACGTGCCGATGCCGTATCATCCGGTGCTGCTGAACGCGGTGCTACCCAGCGTCGATGGGATCGCAGCGCGGATCGAGGGAGTGCTGGCCATCTAG
- the paaD gene encoding 1,2-phenylacetyl-CoA epoxidase subunit PaaD: MNAARPDRDDVLRIIGTVMDPEVPVLSVVELGIIRDVDVRDGVKITITPTYSGCPAMHTMEADMRGALAGHGITAVEFETVYAPAWTSDWIPAEAKEKLRRFGIAPPAPAEQGGLITLARRPKPVACPYCGSENTERRSEFGSTACKAIHFCNACRQPFDEFKPF, translated from the coding sequence GTGAACGCCGCGCGCCCGGATCGCGACGACGTCCTGCGCATCATCGGCACGGTGATGGACCCCGAAGTGCCGGTGCTCAGCGTGGTCGAGCTCGGGATCATCCGCGACGTGGACGTGCGCGACGGGGTGAAGATCACCATCACGCCCACCTATTCAGGCTGTCCCGCCATGCACACCATGGAAGCGGACATGCGCGGAGCGCTCGCGGGCCACGGCATCACCGCGGTGGAGTTCGAGACGGTGTACGCCCCCGCGTGGACGAGTGACTGGATTCCGGCCGAGGCGAAGGAGAAGCTCCGCCGGTTCGGCATCGCACCTCCGGCGCCGGCCGAGCAGGGGGGGCTGATCACGCTCGCACGGCGTCCGAAACCGGTAGCGTGTCCGTACTGTGGGTCGGAGAACACCGAGCGCCGGAGCGAGTTCGGCTCCACGGCCTGCAAGGCGATCCATTTCTGCAACGCGTGCCGGCAGCCGTTCGACGAGTTCAAGCCGTTCTGA
- the paaC gene encoding 1,2-phenylacetyl-CoA epoxidase subunit PaaC, which translates to MTEANVAAPRETPVANPLFEYVLRIADDRLVLGHRLSEWCGHGPILEEDIALSNIALDFIGQANALLALAGQLEGKGRDEDALAYFRDERDFRNALLVELPNGDFGHTIVRQFLFDAYSVLYLDALARCGHQQLSALAAKSLKEDTYHLRHSSEWMLRLGDGTVESHDRAQRALDELWRFTGELFESDAVDAAVAANGITVDRGAIQARWHDLVADVVKRATLTLPGDVPMATGGRRGRHSEHLGHMLAEMQIIARSHPGASW; encoded by the coding sequence GTGACCGAGGCGAACGTGGCCGCGCCGCGCGAGACGCCGGTCGCCAATCCGCTATTCGAGTACGTCCTGCGGATTGCCGACGACCGCCTCGTGCTCGGCCACCGGCTCTCCGAATGGTGCGGGCACGGCCCGATCCTCGAAGAGGATATCGCGCTCTCCAACATTGCGCTCGACTTCATCGGACAGGCCAACGCCTTGCTCGCGCTGGCCGGCCAGCTGGAAGGGAAGGGACGCGACGAGGACGCGCTGGCCTATTTCCGCGACGAGCGCGACTTCCGCAACGCCCTGCTCGTCGAGCTGCCGAATGGCGACTTTGGCCACACGATCGTGCGGCAGTTCCTGTTCGATGCCTACAGCGTGCTCTACCTGGACGCACTCGCCAGGTGCGGCCACCAACAGCTGTCCGCTCTCGCCGCCAAGTCGCTCAAGGAAGACACCTACCATCTGCGGCACAGCAGCGAGTGGATGCTTCGACTCGGTGATGGAACCGTCGAGAGCCACGACCGCGCGCAACGTGCACTCGATGAACTGTGGCGGTTCACGGGCGAGCTGTTCGAGTCCGATGCCGTGGACGCCGCCGTTGCCGCGAACGGCATTACCGTGGACCGCGGTGCCATCCAAGCGCGGTGGCACGACCTCGTGGCCGACGTGGTGAAGCGCGCCACGCTCACGCTCCCCGGCGACGTGCCGATGGCCACCGGGGGCCGCCGCGGCCGGCACAGCGAACACCTCGGCCACATGCTCGCCGAGATGCAGATCATTGCCCGCTCGCATCCCGGTGCCAGCTGGTGA
- the paaB gene encoding 1,2-phenylacetyl-CoA epoxidase subunit PaaB, which produces MANESKPGTNDTQLPLWEVFTQSKQGAPHEHAGSVHAADAEQALQNGRDVYARRGEAISLWVVPSDAIVASTPGDAGPFFDPGNDKAYRHPQFYKVPRGVRGL; this is translated from the coding sequence ATGGCCAACGAATCCAAGCCCGGAACCAACGACACCCAGTTGCCCCTCTGGGAGGTGTTCACCCAGAGCAAGCAGGGGGCGCCCCACGAACACGCGGGCAGCGTGCACGCGGCCGATGCCGAGCAGGCGCTGCAGAACGGGCGCGACGTGTACGCGCGCCGCGGTGAGGCGATAAGTCTCTGGGTGGTCCCCTCGGATGCCATCGTGGCCTCCACGCCCGGCGACGCGGGTCCGTTCTTCGATCCGGGCAACGACAAGGCGTACCGGCACCCGCAGTTCTACAAGGTGCCGCGCGGAGTGCGCGGGTTGTGA
- the paaA gene encoding 1,2-phenylacetyl-CoA epoxidase subunit PaaA, translating into MEQKPQATAEDPAKLAHFQARIDAGESIEPKDWMPERYRKQLTRMMSQHAHSEVVGMLPEGNWITRAPSLRRKMSLIAKVQDEAGHGLYIYCGTETLGVDRAELLDQLLDGRAKYSSIFNYPTLSWADMGVIGWLVDGAAIVNQTILAKASYGPYARAMIRICKEENFHKRQGYEIVATLANGTPAQKAMVQDSVNRWWWPSLMMFGPSDKNSPNSAELLRWKVKHKTNDELRQRFVNLTVPQAQAVDLTLPDPDLRYNEATKDWEIGEIDWAEFYEVIKGNGPCNRERLEARRSAHENGRWVREAAAAYAAKHRASAATEAA; encoded by the coding sequence ATGGAACAGAAGCCGCAGGCCACCGCCGAAGATCCGGCCAAGCTCGCTCACTTCCAGGCGCGTATCGACGCCGGCGAGTCCATCGAGCCCAAAGACTGGATGCCGGAGCGCTACCGCAAGCAGCTCACGCGCATGATGTCGCAGCACGCCCACTCCGAAGTGGTGGGCATGCTCCCCGAAGGCAACTGGATCACCCGCGCCCCGAGTCTGCGCCGCAAGATGTCGCTCATCGCCAAGGTGCAGGACGAGGCCGGCCACGGGCTGTACATCTACTGCGGCACCGAAACGCTGGGCGTTGACCGCGCCGAACTGCTGGACCAGTTGCTCGACGGCCGCGCCAAGTATTCCAGCATCTTCAACTATCCCACGCTCAGCTGGGCCGACATGGGCGTGATCGGCTGGCTGGTGGACGGCGCCGCCATCGTCAATCAGACGATCCTCGCCAAGGCGTCGTACGGGCCGTACGCCCGAGCGATGATCCGTATCTGCAAGGAAGAGAACTTCCACAAACGGCAGGGCTACGAGATCGTCGCCACGCTCGCCAACGGCACGCCGGCACAGAAGGCGATGGTGCAGGATTCCGTGAACCGCTGGTGGTGGCCCTCGCTCATGATGTTCGGCCCCAGCGACAAGAACTCGCCCAACTCGGCCGAGCTGCTGCGCTGGAAGGTCAAGCACAAGACCAACGACGAACTCCGCCAGCGCTTCGTGAACCTCACCGTGCCGCAGGCGCAGGCCGTCGACCTCACGCTCCCCGATCCCGATCTCAGGTACAACGAGGCGACCAAGGACTGGGAGATCGGCGAGATCGACTGGGCCGAGTTCTACGAGGTGATCAAGGGCAACGGCCCGTGCAATCGCGAGCGGCTCGAAGCGCGCCGCTCGGCGCACGAGAACGGCCGCTGGGTGCGCGAAGCCGCCGCCGCCTACGCCGCCAAGCACCGCGCTTCCGCCGCCACCGAAGCCGCGTAA
- a CDS encoding enoyl-CoA hydratase/isomerase family protein, which yields MRKPSGAVGASGNIVLHTVRGVATITFGHPKGNSLPGPLLRGLSERIAAAGADPKARVIVLRSEGTGPFCAGASFDELTAIDNAQRGKEFFSGFAHVILAMIRAPKFIVTRVHGKVAGGGVGLVAASDFSVAAAGASAKLSELAVGIGPFVVGPAIERKIGLAAFSAMAVDADWRDAAWCERHGLYSRVYADPPALDAGLDTLVATLANSNPSAMAQLKQAFWAGTEEWDLLLTERAEMSGTLVLSEFTRNAIARFKGK from the coding sequence ATGAGGAAACCATCCGGTGCCGTGGGGGCTTCCGGCAACATCGTGCTCCACACCGTACGTGGGGTGGCGACCATCACGTTCGGCCACCCCAAGGGAAATTCGCTGCCCGGGCCGCTGCTCCGGGGGTTGTCCGAGCGGATCGCCGCCGCCGGCGCCGACCCCAAGGCACGTGTGATCGTGCTGCGAAGCGAAGGCACCGGGCCATTCTGCGCGGGCGCGTCATTTGACGAGCTCACGGCGATCGATAACGCCCAGCGCGGAAAGGAGTTTTTCAGCGGCTTCGCCCACGTCATCCTCGCCATGATCCGGGCGCCCAAGTTCATCGTGACGCGGGTGCACGGCAAGGTGGCCGGGGGCGGCGTGGGGCTCGTGGCGGCGTCGGATTTCAGCGTCGCCGCGGCGGGCGCGTCGGCCAAACTGAGCGAGTTGGCGGTCGGGATCGGTCCGTTCGTGGTCGGCCCGGCCATCGAGCGCAAGATCGGGCTGGCGGCCTTCAGCGCGATGGCCGTGGACGCCGACTGGCGCGACGCGGCGTGGTGCGAGCGGCATGGCCTGTACTCGCGCGTCTATGCGGACCCGCCGGCGCTGGATGCCGGCCTCGACACGCTGGTGGCGACTTTAGCAAATTCGAATCCATCGGCGATGGCGCAGCTCAAGCAGGCGTTCTGGGCGGGCACGGAGGAATGGGACCTGCTGCTCACGGAGCGCGCCGAGATGAGCGGGACGCTGGTGCTGTCGGAGTTCACGCGGAACGCGATCGCGAGGTTCAAGGGAAAGTAG
- a CDS encoding NAD(P)-dependent oxidoreductase, with product MKKTILQPAAAQAIVPELSQTRHPNVWVYRYHDDANGWTLSIATHAEPGSQKLSLGGFRIAPESRVSSPGFTPDHEAIGLAMGMEEKVHWSRVIKVGGPLTLKSIGRICGGKCVLQPTPDARVGQPRDVALLDWAVSCFRDVEASGGFYLTTGQDLGHGLMSDGRTQSLAYLNQHYKGSVIADTSGPTGEGNYQLLKGMLRALGIDLAGATVGLIGAGNIGLHMIARLREHGTRLLVVEPRDDRRRELEAMGVKTWAPADQAAFLAMPMDAVVVNAAGGTLESTAVSAICANPRVRVVCGSENLVMPDAHDADRLRDAGKVYAPTELGGMMGYLTAAEEYLAHLEGQPFDVQVLLEAAQRLDTAGYEATARVRAGGFKESFEDAVLGVYGDVG from the coding sequence ATGAAGAAGACGATTCTGCAGCCTGCGGCAGCCCAGGCCATCGTGCCCGAGCTGTCGCAGACCCGGCACCCCAACGTGTGGGTCTACCGGTACCACGACGATGCCAACGGCTGGACGCTCAGCATCGCGACGCACGCCGAGCCGGGCTCCCAGAAGCTCTCGCTGGGCGGTTTTCGTATCGCCCCCGAGTCGCGCGTCAGTTCGCCCGGCTTCACGCCCGACCATGAGGCCATCGGTCTCGCCATGGGGATGGAGGAGAAGGTCCACTGGTCGCGCGTGATCAAGGTGGGCGGGCCGCTCACGCTCAAGAGCATCGGCCGCATCTGCGGCGGCAAGTGCGTGCTCCAACCCACGCCCGACGCCCGGGTGGGGCAGCCGCGCGACGTGGCGCTGCTCGACTGGGCCGTCTCGTGCTTCCGGGATGTCGAGGCCAGCGGCGGGTTCTACCTCACGACGGGGCAGGATCTGGGCCACGGGCTGATGTCCGACGGCCGGACGCAGTCGCTCGCCTACCTGAACCAACATTATAAAGGAAGTGTAATTGCGGACACGTCGGGGCCGACCGGGGAGGGGAACTACCAGTTGCTCAAGGGCATGCTCCGCGCCCTCGGCATCGATCTCGCGGGCGCCACGGTCGGGTTGATCGGGGCGGGGAACATCGGGCTCCACATGATCGCGCGGCTGCGCGAGCATGGAACGCGTCTGCTCGTCGTGGAGCCGCGGGACGACCGGCGCCGGGAGCTGGAGGCCATGGGCGTCAAGACGTGGGCACCGGCGGACCAGGCCGCCTTTCTCGCGATGCCGATGGATGCCGTGGTCGTGAACGCGGCGGGCGGCACGCTGGAGTCGACGGCGGTCTCCGCGATCTGCGCCAATCCGCGGGTGCGCGTGGTGTGCGGTTCGGAGAATCTCGTCATGCCCGATGCACATGACGCCGATCGCCTTCGCGATGCCGGGAAGGTGTACGCCCCCACCGAACTCGGCGGCATGATGGGGTATCTCACGGCCGCCGAGGAGTATCTGGCGCACCTCGAAGGGCAGCCGTTCGACGTGCAGGTGCTGCTCGAGGCGGCCCAGCGGCTGGACACGGCCGGCTACGAGGCCACGGCGCGAGTGCGGGCGGGCGGGTTCAAGGAGTCGTTCGAGGATGCGGTGCTGGGGGTGTACGGGGACGTGGGGTAG
- a CDS encoding homogentisate 1,2-dioxygenase — translation MPFYHTLGQIPRKRHTVFRKPDGGLYAEQLMGHEGFTGTSALLYHVYPPTTVKSVKRLREMTYEKDPDRTLKHRHFRTSGVKPHGSPTLDRTPLLFNRDIAMLYVEPTVRDEHYYRNAQGDEVVYVAKGSGVLETQFGDLPFGEGDYLVIHRGIMHRYQMNAGEQPKLLVFESRGHVRTPQRYRNEFGQLKEGAPYSERDIRIPEELRTHDEKGDFRFLVKQYNGLNEYIIDHHPLDVVGWDGYFYPWAFNIRDFEPIVGRVHQPPPVHQTFEGDGFVICSFCPRPYDFDPNSVPAPYNHSNVDSDEVLYYASSEFMSRKGIEFGSITHHPDGIPHGPHPGRAEASIGAKYTDELAVMMDSFRPLTVAKAALPIEDPEYHKSWIDAQHAAFNPPTS, via the coding sequence ATGCCCTTCTACCACACGCTGGGGCAGATTCCGCGAAAGCGGCATACCGTCTTCCGCAAGCCGGACGGCGGCTTGTACGCCGAACAGCTGATGGGTCACGAAGGGTTCACCGGCACGTCGGCGCTGTTGTATCACGTGTATCCGCCGACGACCGTGAAGTCGGTGAAGCGGCTGCGGGAGATGACGTACGAGAAGGATCCCGATCGGACGCTCAAGCACCGGCACTTCCGCACGTCGGGGGTGAAGCCGCACGGCAGCCCCACGCTCGATCGCACGCCGCTGCTGTTCAATCGCGACATCGCGATGCTCTACGTGGAGCCCACGGTTCGCGACGAGCACTACTACCGCAACGCGCAGGGCGACGAGGTGGTTTACGTCGCCAAGGGGAGTGGCGTGCTGGAAACGCAGTTCGGCGATCTGCCGTTCGGCGAGGGAGACTATCTCGTCATCCACCGGGGCATCATGCACCGGTATCAGATGAACGCGGGGGAGCAGCCCAAACTGCTGGTGTTCGAGAGCCGCGGGCACGTGCGCACGCCCCAGCGCTACCGCAACGAGTTCGGCCAGCTCAAGGAAGGCGCGCCGTACTCGGAGCGCGACATCCGCATTCCGGAGGAGTTGCGCACGCATGACGAGAAGGGCGACTTCCGCTTCCTGGTCAAGCAGTACAACGGACTCAACGAATACATCATCGACCACCATCCGCTCGACGTCGTCGGGTGGGACGGCTACTTCTACCCGTGGGCGTTCAACATCCGGGACTTCGAGCCCATCGTGGGACGCGTGCACCAGCCGCCGCCGGTGCACCAGACCTTCGAGGGCGACGGGTTCGTGATCTGCTCGTTCTGCCCGCGCCCGTACGACTTCGATCCCAACTCGGTGCCGGCGCCGTACAACCACAGCAATGTCGATTCCGACGAGGTGCTGTACTACGCGTCGAGCGAGTTCATGAGCCGCAAGGGGATCGAGTTCGGCAGCATCACGCACCACCCGGACGGCATCCCGCACGGGCCGCATCCGGGGCGCGCCGAGGCCTCGATCGGCGCCAAGTACACCGACGAACTGGCGGTGATGATGGACAGCTTCCGTCCGCTCACCGTCGCCAAGGCCGCGCTTCCCATCGAGGATCCGGAGTACCACAAGAGCTGGATCGACGCCCAGCACGCGGCCTTCAATCCACCGACTTCCTGA